One window of Prochlorococcus marinus XMU1405 genomic DNA carries:
- a CDS encoding AAA family ATPase, which translates to MFITVCGQKGGVAKTCTSIHLASVWHSEGKKVCIVDADKNRSALAYASRGNLSFPVFPVSSAAKASRSSEIVITDGQASSDQEELKHLAYGSDLVILPTTAKARSVELTVELANLLSNLKVNHAVVIVKVDFRQQKAAQQAKAALENFGLYVFDTFIPLLSAFDKAEASGNAVFEAVDDLGRSDPRRMTGWSAYCSIASQIPCLISKPSSDTNNLNNQQQISA; encoded by the coding sequence TTGTTCATTACCGTTTGCGGACAAAAAGGGGGGGTAGCCAAGACCTGTACAAGTATTCACCTTGCTAGTGTTTGGCATTCTGAAGGTAAAAAAGTTTGCATAGTCGATGCCGACAAGAATAGATCTGCTTTAGCATACGCATCAAGAGGCAATCTTTCATTTCCAGTTTTCCCCGTCAGTTCAGCTGCTAAAGCATCAAGATCATCAGAGATTGTAATAACTGATGGCCAGGCTAGCAGTGATCAAGAAGAACTTAAACACTTGGCGTATGGTTCAGATTTAGTTATCTTACCTACAACTGCAAAAGCAAGATCAGTAGAATTAACTGTTGAACTAGCTAATTTATTAAGCAACTTAAAAGTTAACCATGCTGTAGTAATAGTAAAAGTTGATTTTAGACAGCAAAAAGCAGCGCAACAAGCCAAAGCAGCTCTAGAAAATTTTGGTTTATATGTTTTTGATACATTTATACCCTTGCTTTCAGCATTTGATAAAGCAGAAGCCTCGGGGAATGCTGTATTTGAAGCTGTAGACGATTTAGGTAGATCAGATCCTCGTCGAATGACGGGCTGGTCTGCTTATTGTTCAATTGCCTCACAAATTCCATGCCTGATTTCGAAGCCCTCATCCGACACCAACAACTTAAACAACCAACAACAAATAAGCGCTTAA